The Deltaproteobacteria bacterium genomic sequence GCGACAGCACCAGGGTGCGGGTGGCGTCGAGCACACCCCGGCCTGGGCCCAGTCCGAAGGGGTCGCGGTCGAGGTGGCGCCCGAAGGCGGCGAACAGGCCGCGATCCAATATGATCACCCGCGCCGGTGCCGAGCGTGCCAGCACGGCGGCGATCCGGTGCGAGGCCTTCATGCCACCGCTGGCCACCACCAAGTCCTGCGCCGCCGCCGCTTGCGTTACCCGAATGGTCGCGCTCACGGCGCGCTCGTGCACCGTGCGCGAGTTCAGCACGGCCAGCACCGGCGCTTCCAAAGCCGCGGCCGCACCGAGCGCAAACACCACCGGCGGATGGGGCTCGAGGCGCTCGCGCCAGCGGGTGGGATACAACGCATCGGCGGGCAACCAAGCCGCGACGCCGCCGGCGACCATGCGCCCGACCAACTCCTGGGCCTCGCGCTGCCGCCGCTCGGCTTCACGGCAGATGTGCTCCACCGCGGGCGCCGGCAGCTTGTAATCGTCCACGAGCGTCGCCGCGGGCAGGCGGAAGAACTCCGCCAGACCGAGGCCGCGGGCAGCATTGAGCTGGAGGACGCGTGTGGCCGCTTTTTCGCCCACGTGCGGCAACTGCGAGAGCATAACCGCTGCCAGCGTTATTTCGTCGTCCATGGCTCAGCTCCACCGGTTGACTGCGATCAAGCGCGCCAAGAGGCAACGTCGCACCGAGAATAGAACTCGCTCTCCTACCCGGGCACACCGCCGCGATCGCTGCAGCCATCGCCGCCGCCATCTACGCCGCGTACCCCGGCATCGGCGGGCGTTGCCGGTTCCGCTTCGCCATCCAGCAGTTGGTGCTCGACATCGGCATTGTTCCGCGGCCGGTGGCGCCCGCCGGCCGGCTCACCGATGTGCACGATCTCGGTGCGGTCAAGCGCATGCTGCACCAGCGCCGGCACTTCGAGTGCCGCTTCGGCCGCCTGCGCTTCGGCCACCGACATGCGTGTGGCGGGATGGCGCGGCACAAACAGCTGGCAGCAGTCTTGATCCGGTTGGATTGAAATCTCGTAAGTGCCGATCGCTTGCGCTTGCTGTGTGATCTCGTGCTTGTCCATGCCGATCAGCGGACGCAGCACGGGCAGCTCGGTGGCCTGAGCCGTAACGCACAAGTTCGCCAGGGTCTGCGAGGCTACTTGCCCGAGACTCTCGCCGGTTACCAGGGCGGCGGCACCGGCCTGTTGGGCGATGGCGGCAGCGATACGCATCATCATGCGCCGGTAGAGCACAACGCGGTAAGGCCGCCGCACCTGGGTGACGATCTCGCGCTGCACCTCGCCGAAGGCCACCAAGTGCAGCGACGACTCGAACTGGTACGGCGTCAATGCGCGCACCAGTTCGACGGCCTTGTCGCGGCTGGCGCGGTCCTGAAACGGCGCACCGTGGAAGTGCACGAAGTCGAGCCGGCAACCGCGCCGCATCATCCGCCACGCCGCCACCGGCGAGTCGATTCCGCCGGAGAGCAGGGTCACAAGTTGGCCGCCGGTACCGACCGGCAAGCCGCCGGCGCCCGCGAGCTTTTCGAGGGAGAAGAAGGCCTCGCGCGGCAGAATCTCGGCGGTAATGAGCAGCGCCGGATCAGAGAGATTCACCGCCGCCCCGCTCTGCGCCTGCACCGCCGCGCCGATTATGCTGTTGATCTCGGGCGACGGCAGCGGGAACGACTTGTCGGCGCGCTTGGTGTGAATGGCGAAACTAGCGAAAGTGCGCTCCTTGACGGCCGCGAGGATGGCGTCGGTGAGCTGCTCGAGGTTGCGCTCGGTGCGCTGCGCCAAAGCGAAGTTGGCAAGGCCGAACACCTGTGACAGCCGCTGCTGGATCACCGGCCAGTCGGCATCCTTGCCCAGGATGACCACGATGCGCCCGGGCGCCGGTTTGATCCGGCGCACACCCGTGCCACGCAACGCGCGGCCGATGTTATTGATGAGTTGGCGCACGAACAACGGGCGGTTCCCGCGTTTGAGCGCGACTTCGTGATAGCGGCAGATGATCCGATTCACCGGCCGACCATAGCACACCGCGAGCCGCACCCAACAACCAGCGGCGACGCGGTCCCACAGAAGGATCGCGGCTGCAAGAGCGGGTAGAGTGACGCTACGCAACGGACCCGATCCGAAGAACGGTGCCCGCCAAGCTGCCAAGCGGAATGAGGAGTGAAACCCCAACATTCCATGAGGCGGAACACGATCAACCCCGCTACGGTGGGGTTTCGCGCGGCCGCGGCTGTGGCTGCGCGAACGAGTGTTTGCGCGCCGGCCCCGCTTTGCTCTATCTTCTGGTGGCGTGAAGATACCAGAGCTATTTGCCCAGGATGGGCCGGTGTTCTCATTCGAGTTCTTCCCGCCCAAGACCGAACAGGGCGAGCAGGCCCTGTACGGAACCATCGCCCGGCTGCGCGAGCTGGAGCCTGCCTTTGTCTCTG encodes the following:
- a CDS encoding DNA-processing protein DprA, whose product is MDDEITLAAVMLSQLPHVGEKAATRVLQLNAARGLGLAEFFRLPAATLVDDYKLPAPAVEHICREAERRQREAQELVGRMVAGGVAAWLPADALYPTRWRERLEPHPPVVFALGAAAALEAPVLAVLNSRTVHERAVSATIRVTQAAAAQDLVVASGGMKASHRIAAVLARSAPARVIILDRGLFAAFGRHLDRDPFGLGPGRGVLDATRTLVLSPFRLCDHAVARNGARRDELIAALADVIVAVHTRPGGEIERICFAALDRGQCVLSWLGENAGLLAAGAISIDDDDLADLRRFLPAAVKECNDR
- the thiI gene encoding tRNA 4-thiouridine(8) synthase ThiI — protein: MLGFHSSFRLAAWRAPFFGSGPLRSVTLPALAAAILLWDRVAAGCWVRLAVCYGRPVNRIICRYHEVALKRGNRPLFVRQLINNIGRALRGTGVRRIKPAPGRIVVILGKDADWPVIQQRLSQVFGLANFALAQRTERNLEQLTDAILAAVKERTFASFAIHTKRADKSFPLPSPEINSIIGAAVQAQSGAAVNLSDPALLITAEILPREAFFSLEKLAGAGGLPVGTGGQLVTLLSGGIDSPVAAWRMMRRGCRLDFVHFHGAPFQDRASRDKAVELVRALTPYQFESSLHLVAFGEVQREIVTQVRRPYRVVLYRRMMMRIAAAIAQQAGAAALVTGESLGQVASQTLANLCVTAQATELPVLRPLIGMDKHEITQQAQAIGTYEISIQPDQDCCQLFVPRHPATRMSVAEAQAAEAALEVPALVQHALDRTEIVHIGEPAGGRHRPRNNADVEHQLLDGEAEPATPADAGVRGVDGGGDGCSDRGGVPG